The following nucleotide sequence is from candidate division KSB1 bacterium.
GCGGCGTCTCATTGTGCCACGCGCAGGCTATTGCCCTTTCCTTTGTGGCCGGTGTAGTCCTTACGGGCTTCGGCGTGCTGGCGGGTACGAGGGTGCTCGCTCACGTGGTTAGCATGGTGCCGCCCTCAGCCGATAGGGCCTTTGCGTTGACACCGGCGGTGGTGTTGGGAGCAGGCCTCGGTGCGGTCGGTGCGCTCCTGCTCAGGCGGAAAAACCTATGGGCGCTGGCGGTGGGCCTTTTTGCCGGGCTGCTCCTGCTGCGATGAGGGTTGCCGACCCTATGCGCGAGCTGGTACGTGCGGTCGATCTGTGGCGCGTTTGGTGGCGTTCTTTCTTCATCCAAGGCTCATGGAATTTCGAGCGCATGCTCGCTCTTGGTTTCTGCTCTGCCTTGATCCCCATTGCCAGGAGGGTCGCCGGTACACAAAGTCAGCGGGCGGCCTTTTTGCAGCGCCACCTGCAGTTCTTCAACACTCACCCCTACACCGCATCGTGGGTGTTGGGCGCAGTGGCCAAGTTAGAGCAGCAGGCCACAACGCAGAAATGGCCGGATGACCGCCCCATCA
It contains:
- a CDS encoding PTS system mannose/fructose/sorbose family transporter subunit IID gives rise to the protein MRELVRAVDLWRVWWRSFFIQGSWNFERMLALGFCSALIPIARRVAGTQSQRAAFLQRHLQFFNTHPYTASWVLGAVAKLEQQATTQKWPDDRPI